CATTCCATCAAATTTTGTTCTTAATAATGCAGGTACAAGATTTATGCAGAAGGATATGCATGGTCAGTGAGCCTGAAGTATATTCTAGCATGTGGTTCTCTTCCCCTGATAATCACCCCACAGTATCAGGATTTCTTTAGTCGCGGTCTGATTCCGAAGAAAAACTACTGGCCACTTCCTCCATTTGATTTATGCTCTTCTATTAAGGCTGCAGTTGATTGGGGTAATGCAAATCCATTGGAGGTATGTTTTCCCCCCAAGATTATAACTAATTTGTTGATAACAAAGAAATTTTCTTCAGTAGGATGATTTTTCATGGACAGTTGTTGATAGCAAATCCAAAATTTAGTTGTGGGGATTGAATTAAGATAGTTGAATTCTGAAATGCATAGCTAGCTTTATCTATACTTGtttttcatacatatataaagCATTCAACCTCGAGACACTACTGAATTCTGTCAAACCCGTGAATCCGTGATTGGATCCACCACTAATAGATAGATGTTAAGTTTAATTATTTGTTGAGAGGAAGTCTTCTAGATTTCCTTGTAGTCTTTCTACTTTATTTTTGCTTGGCAATTTTTTGCAAGTCCTGTACTAGTACGTTTATCCTTGGGAAACAACTTTTCTACCTCAATGAGATAGGGCCTAGCCGCCTCCCAGACCCTATTTGTGGGATTTCATGGTGTACGTTGTTGTTGCTTTTGTTGTATACTAGTAGGTATACTTTAAGATTATGTCTTAAATTTACTGTTGTGTAGGCTTGTGACTCTTCATTTAGCAATGTTTTTGTACTTTTGTcacttgaattattcttgttgAATAGGCTGAAGCGATTGGAAAAGCAGCACAAGACTTCATGGAAAGTTTGAGTATGGATCGGATTTATGATTACATGTATCACTTGATTTCAGAATATGCAAAGCTGCAGGATTTTGTACCTGTTCCCCCCTCTTCTGCTCTTGAACTATGTACCGATTCTGTTCTTTGTTTTGCTGATGACCAGCAAAAACAATTCCTTAAAAGATCCCTCGTGTTCCCTTCAAATGAGAGTCCTTGCTCACTTTCCAGATAGAAATTTGTACAAGCAGTGACGTATTCAGGATTTAGAGTTAGAATTAGATTTTATTGAACCCATTGTGTGTGTCTGGTCTAGATTAGCGCAACTGGCTACTGGAGTTACATAGGAATGAGCAGGAAAATGTACAAGACATTTGTTTCGTCTTCTACATTTTCTGTTTCCCTACACTCTTTGTACAAGAAATTTTCTGTTTCACTTGAGAATAAACCAATGCAGAAGAAAGGGATTTTACATCATTACACACTCTAAACTCTATAgtcttatttttgttgtttttgtatGCTCGTTTGGGACTGAGTcttaattattgttgttgtttcgGGTTTTCTGGTCCAAGTATAGCTGAACGTAACTTACATCACTAAAGTTTATATACTACATCAAAAATAATCTTTAGCGGCAATAATTTAATTGTCACTAAATATGTTTTTAGAGACAATTATTTGTATATGTCCATAAAGCCTATAGCAATATTTGATCCAATAGCAATTACCTATTACCTAATGTCGATAACACTCTTTGTTAATGTATATAAAATATTGCCGTTAAAAGTTGTTTTTGTTTGATCTCCAAAGCTTGTTAGGGCATTTGCTCTCTGCAATCAAGACAGAAGAAACAGGTATTTTAAAGAATAAGCATTTGTATTTAGAGAGAAAATGGCAAGTTTTAAGCTTATTGAACTGTGATTAAAATATCTGAACATGGTATATAGGCCGAACGCGGGTTCTGCCTCACCTTCGTACACTCAGAAAATTAAACGTTCTGCtcatgacaaaaaaaataaaatactggCATATGATGTTCACATCAAATCTTGTTATTCTATTATAGTTAAGCCAAAAATTAAGATTAAAATGTGTATTATTAACTATGATTTagcaataaaatataaatagaaacaaatgttttgtatttattAGATTGGTGTATTTATGATACTATCCGTTATATCCTAAATAAACTCTTTATCTTTTCAGAAGTAGGGATAAGATTTGTGTATAGTCTATCTTAGATTTTATTTGTGAGATTATGCTggatttgttattgttgttattgacccgttataatttaaataaaaaaaattaaaattattacaaTTACATTGaacttgttattattattgttgaccCGTTATAATTTAAATGAACAAAATTAAACTTATTGTGATTGCGttgatgttgttattgttgtttgacccgttataatttaaataaaccaaattaaacttataattgtttttatatttaatatttatcgaTTCATTTTCATGAGTTATATATTAATTCTTAtatcaaaattatataaattaatataattttagtaaTGAATCAAATACTAAATATTTTTCTAGGGGACGGATTGCATGAACGTGGAATATTGGAGACTGGTGATAGTGGGATAAGGAAAATGGGAAAGAAAATAAGGCAAGAAATCAGCCATCAAGGCGTTACCGATATTTACAAAATTTGAGGAAGAAACATGACGTCCCCAATTGTCTCAAGTAGTAATACGGATCATCAGAAAATGAGCGGCGGCGGATACTCGGATAGAATTGCTCCTTCTttaatcatatattttaaatttgagctttgaaTCTTTTTTCAAGTAAAGCCTTATGCGagataaattcaaaaaaattaatcaaactaGTGGCAAATGGAGAAGGTTAGGTCACAAGCAACTTCTTTATCATCTAGCAAATATcactattcataaataaaaacatttaaaaagtGATGGAAAAAGGCTTGTGGTagtttcaactttcaagtcatGACAAATTCATGATTGGCCTTTCCCAAAGCTTGCTTGTTCTTTACCAATTCCGTTTAAAAGAGCTAGCCACTCACCTCCATTTTAATTCACATGACTTTTGATCAttgaattatatttaaatttgaaaaaaaaagtctttttttttttataaattagtaAAAAATATAATCACGTAAACTAGAACGACGTCAATAGTAAAACGAAATCCACCCACCCATTATCatccaagaaaaaaaaactgGGGTAGAATTACTATTATAGTTACGAGTTTGTGAAAGCTAATTAATAACTTCTATTCTTGAATATTTAGATATTTATTTAATACATATAgatattttcttcaaattttcataAACAAAAAGAATTAGATTCAGAATTTATAAACCAAAGAtcttgaatattatttttacatcaaaataaaaagaagaagaagattcaaGCGTTTAAAACAttataaaattatgatatttACTCTAGCTTAGAAGATGGGAGAGAGGTTAATGGCGATAGGAACTTAAAGAGAATAGTGAAAATGTGAACAACATGTGGAATTGGACAATTAGTTACATAGGAAAGAACTTAGAGAGGTGGTAGGAGTTTTGTGCGGTAACCTTGGTGGTCATCAAGGGAATTGATAGTAGAATGGAGAAGTTTAAAGCAAGTGAAAATATAAAGACGAGCAAAAGAAGCGGACGAATACGAAAAGGTATAAGGTAACAAAAAAAGGCAAAATTAGTGGTTACGACAACAAAAATGACATCAACTTTAGAATATTTATATGTCTATCAAGGGGACAAAGGCGGAgataaaagattttacatgcTCACTAAGGTGAGAGAGAGGAAGGTGAGAGACTTGGATCAAGTAAAGCGCACCAAAGATAAGTAAGACAAAGTGCTAATGGAAGAGGCACTTATTAGATGAAGATGACAAACGTGCTTTCATAAACTCTTGGACAAAAAAGAGGACATGGACATTGTGTTGGGTGATTTGGAGCACTCAAACAGTCTTAAGGGATTTTCGCATTAATAATTTTCACCACCACTCTATTTACAATCATCAACCATCACCACTAATCATCTATAACATCACAATCACATTTGTCCACAATGACCACTAACAATCATCATATTCATTGTCAACTACCACACAtatcatttttatcattataACACTATCATCATCGTCACCACCGCAACCTCCACCACTAGCATCCACTACAACTATTGCAGTCAATCTAAACTACCAACCACGACCTCCACTATCACAATTAGCATTGTCGTTAATTACCATCAACACATCGTTAATCACCACATTCTtcagtcatctccatcaacatTATCAAGTACTAACATCAATCAACCTAACAATAACAATCACAACTACCACCATCACTATCAATCACCACTAGCACATCAGCCACTATAACATCAACCACATCCACCATCACATCTATTGCCCCATAGTTATTAGCAACTAATATCTACAGAAAGAGACCATGCAAATAAAGGTGATTAAGGTGAAATGGGAACCTCCACCAGAGGGATGGATAAAATACAACACAGATGGTGCTTCTAAGGGAAATCCAGGGGGAAGCTCGTATGCTTTTTGCGTAAGAGATAATAAGGGGGACATTATCTATGCAGAGGGTAATAATATTGAAGATACTACTAGCACTGTATCAGAAGCCAAAGCAATACTAGCAGCAAGTATTCATTGCAAACAATCACAATTCCAGCAAGTAATTATCCAAACAGACTCAATGCTAATGCACAGGATACTACAAGGGGAATGGAAAAGTCCTTGGATAATAAATGACATTGTAGAAGAAATCAAAGCATGCTTACAAGGAAGACATTGTCAGTTTCAGCATATCATGAGGGAGGGAAATCAGCTGGCAGACTACCTAGCTAACATTGCTTTAGAAAAGGGAAATTGCAAATATGGAGATTTCAGCAGCCTAGAGATAAAAGGAAGGGGAATAATAAACAGCGATAAGTTAAACATCCCATATTTAAGAGTTGCCCCATTGAGGAGATAAGGGGGCAGCACTACTTCAGGGCCATTTACTGTAGATAGAATGGTTGAGTTATTTGAGTCTTTAAAAGAGAATCCACATGATCATAATGAAAATGCTACTGTTGTCCACATGGTTACTGTGGAggttgatgatgatgaggaaTTGGAGGAGCAGCAACACCACAATTGCAGCAAGTTGTTCAAAGACAGATCAACAACCACAGCAACTTGGGAAAATACAGAGCCACAGCAGGCTGTATGTACTTCAACTTATAGGTTGCAGCTTACATGTATTTAGAATTACAGGAAAATGCAGCACATCCAAAGTTGCAGGTTCTTGGACAACAACACAAATGCTTCAACATGCAAATTCCAATACCCAAACAAGAGGAGGAGCAACAATCACAGCAGCTGATTCACAGCACCTTCACAAAGCAGAAGCAAAGATACAACatatccaacaacaacaacttcaGAAATGCAGTCTGCATCTCTGCATCCCTTGGGCCAACATGTAGAATGGCCTCTGGTTGTTTCTCTGTGCAGATGccaagaacaacaacaagagGAGCTGTTTTTACCAACAAGTTAACCAAACTGAAGCTGCAGCTAGGTACAAGAAGCTGCAGGGTAACACCAATAAGCTGCAACACCAACAAAAACACCTTCATCCAGCTTATGCAGATTCCATGAaccctacaacaacaataacaagaatCCAGACCAACAACACAACATCCAATACTTGGAGCCACACATAACAGCCATCAAAAATGAAACtagttttctatttttgttcacTGTTGTGTGTCTCTTGGTACAGGTGTCCTGCTACCTTGAGCCTTGTATTGGAGTTACAGCTGATCTTGGATTTCTTGAACCAGCATCTGCAAAACCCAAGAAGTTGCAGCTCGAACGGATActtggaaacgttagtcgagagaccctgaaaaagttagccgacttaagtttCATCAATGAGGTATACTGTCTACATATCCAAATCAGCAGCACCATGCACTACCTTTGCATGATGATCACACGACTCATGGACAAATTCGGTATGAAAAGATTAAGAAGGACAAAGATGACATGAACGATCTCGATCCATGCGAATgggaagtttcgtatacttgttcttcttcagtTTAGCTATTTGaatgtagcttagttgaatatgactagtgtaggtttcttTTTCGTATttacatggaaggggagagtctccctcattttcGTTTTCCTTAGTCatattgtatcgagaggagtcctctcataagTTATCATTCATCTTAAgtttggaggtaaggttttcatgtccccctccttgtacttgtacttttattttatatataataaggaaaattttattaaaaaaaaaaaaaaaactaatatcTACCATTACCATAATCACTATAAACTATCTTCATtatcattaatgaatataaatatatatttttatctaataacaattttattttattgaatttatatttaaaatttaaattatatattcatcataaataactaatttatgaatatttaaatgctaacaaaaattattttagttaTTCAGTATTCAgatctaaaaaataatattttaattatttaaatatatacttAAATTGAGAtatcttaattttataaaagaaaaaatgtgaTTCTTTAATTGTGGTAAAAAAAATTGGCTGGTTTTGTTGGGAATGGGCAAATACATTGGGAAAGTTGCTTCTGCTCTCACCGCTTACGTAACGAACTGCTGCTCTTTTATTTGTTTCCCTGCTGTTGTTCTTGACtggggattttttttttaaagataagtagttggaaataaaataaaataaaataaaatgaagggcagaaatttactctttaaagtataaaatatcaaacaaaaatcCAAGGTTATAAAAGTATGctaaaaaatatcaaacaaaaatcCAAGAAGATTAAAGTATAATATCTACCCAGATGAAAGTATGTCATAAGCTCACGAGAAAAGCAATTGGTCTGCTTTTTAGTCTTCCAACTTTGGTTTTTTTCAAGTGGCTTCATTTGCCTCTGCCTTACTGAAATAtaaagtagtaataataataataatatatttaatataatataatgcctactcaacttaaaataaattattttcagataattttaaaaagaaaatatagaaaataataataataataataataataataataataataataataaaatgagaGCAAAAAGAATAATTCATACTCAATCCAGTTCAtgtgatatattttttaaaatatattttaatttataagttcaaatattgtaatatattttagacgttaagttattttttctattaattaaaattatactcACACAAATTATGATGAAGTAATAATGTGAGGAGACCCCATAGTTTCTCTTTAAGTTCGTTTGATTCGGAATAAATTATTtggattaattattttaaaataagttattttataatatatataatattaccTTTCTCAttactaaaaataatgaaataaataattttaaaatgaccTAATACCTcaaacaaaatacaaaataaaataaatttatattttatatctaaaattattatattttatagtcaaacataatttttaactGTATTTAAAGCACAAGTcactttcaagtttcaaaaccACCCCTTCCCTCTCGCCGACTCATTTGGTGAGCCCCCATTTCCCCTTTCACGGACTAGTGGACTACTTCCTTTTACGAATTTATTTTATGTGAAACCAACTAAATTTTATTAGTCATTTTCTCTATTCGCTTATTGCCAcgataataaaattatttcatttattttctgTGATGATCATGCCATTTGTGGTTCATGTTCAGATTTTGTGACGTTTTATTTTAGGCTTAATACATCAATGATCGCTAATTTATcagtaaattatatttaaataatttattttaattgagtATTTAAACGTAAGGTGAATTGTTTTTACTAAAtacttttaatttaaattttgaattttttttgtgtatgaTCTCAAATACTCATTATTTAAATAAGTtaactatttaaaatatattatcttttaAAATTATGCGCACTTTTCTCAACTGGAATACATATGAGATTTTACCGCTTATTgagattaatttatataattaaatagggtgatatattttaataattaacttATCTACATAACAGATATTTGAGaacacccaaaaaaaaagtattcaaGTTATTATGGTTACAAGTGCTTAATTAAAACAAGCTATATTCTTCAAACgtttaaattaaatttctaaCAAGTTTGAGGGTTGTCAATATACTAAACCTTTATTCTATTTGTTGGataagtattttaattttttttaatcgttTTCTCTTAATCCGAGTAGTATTGTACTCCATTCGTTCATATATTCCTTCACCCAAATGAATCTTAACTAATTACAAAAAGTTACTGTGTCTAAGGAAgtaaaataaagggaaaaagaaCACCGGTATTTACAAGCAATTATGcctttatttttatatctttttttatttttaacttgcTAATTCACATTTACTGTTTGATATTATCGGattatatatattcttatgtatcaaaGAGGAGTAGAGAACACTAATACTCTTTGATACCTCAgagtatatataacatatagTATTTCAATGAAAAACCTACTCAATTATTATTTGAtaccatcaaaatatataaatatcataaatagCCGCGTATAAATATGTTTATTACAAACAAACAAGGGAAAAGAGGAGTGATAAGGAAATAAGTTGATTTTTTGCTGcatttttcttttccaaatatTTTGTTTGGTGTATAAATAatgaagattttatgtgaattaAATATACTCTCtgtatttcatattaattgaatttctgAGATAATACACAcgtattaagaaaaatatttaaggacataatttgaatcatatttttcactattgccttttataaaatcataaatataattttttaaatagtgtaatttattttttaaaaaatataaaacttcaataaataaaaatttaaatatttattttaaactttaaaaattttaattattttgaataataataaaaattttaaaaaatcaattaatatggaatagagatTATTATACTAATAAGGTCAGTTATTATAGTCCTATAAAAAAGTAAGATCCTCAGACACAAAATCCCAATTCTCCTCCACCGCCTTTTCTTCCCTATCTCCTCATTTCTcctcctctttctcttctttctgtTATTATACACAGAGAATTCAGTTATGGCCGGAAGCGGTGTGGTTACAGTTTACGGAAATGGTACCCTCACGGAGACCACCAAGCAATCCCCCTTTTCAGTGAAAGTGGGTCTTGCTCAGATGCTTCGCGGCGGCGTTATCATGGACGTCGTCAATGCTGAGCAAGCCCGCATAGCTGAGGAGGCCGGCGCCTGTGCTGTCATGGCTCTTGAGCGTGTCCCTGCTGATATACGCGCTCAGGGAGGCGTTGCCCGTATGTCGGATCCCCAGCTTATCAAAGAAATCAAACAGGCCGTTACCATTCCTGTTATGGCCAAAGCCCGTATCGGTCATTTCGTGGAGGCCCAAATCCTTGAGGCTATTGGAATCGATTACGTCGATGAATCGGAGGTCCTTACCCTTGCTGACGATGAGAACCACATCAACAAGCACAATTTCCGTATCCCCTTTGTCTGTGGCTGCCGTAATTTGGGAGAGGCCCTTCGCCGTATCCGCGAGGGTGCCGCTATGATTCGTACCAAAGGTGAAGCCGGTACCGGAAACATCATCGAGGCCGTTCGTCATGTGCGTTCCGTTATGGGTGATATCAGGGTGCTGCGCAACATGGATGATGATGAGGTTTTCACTTTCGCTAAGAAGATTCAGGCACCATACGATCTGGTGATGCAAACAAAGCAACTCGGAAGGCTCCCTGTGGTTCACTTTGCAGCAGGTGGGGTGGCGACACCAGCAGACGCAGCGCTTATGATGCAGTTGGGATGTGACGGCGTGTTCGTGGGTTCAGGAATTTTCAAGAGCGGTGACCCTGCAAAGAGAGGACGCGCCATCGTGCAAGCTGTGACTCATTACAGTGACCCACAATTGCTAGCTGAAATCAGCTGCGGGCTTGGTGAGGCTATGGTTGGAATTAATCTTGATGATAAAGTGGAGAGGTACGCCAATCGTTCTGAGTGATGATGGTTGTAAGTTTAGTAAGTCTTTATCTTGTGCTTGGATGAGAGTATGTTATACTTTCTGGGACATGTTCATTCGtatattttagtttttattttctaGCCAGTTGTTATAAACCATTGGAATGGGATGATTAGATTGATTCAGTTATATGCATTTGGATATTCAGCTCTGGAAAATGTTCTACTGTTTAGCTTGTTTATGTATGAATTCTCTGAGGATGAATATGTAAACAGCATAAGTTTGATTCCCCAACCCAAGATTTTGCTCTATCACTCTAACCTCCCTCGTGGTTTACGATATTACAATAACCTCCTTAACGGGTCGAAATGATGGGTAAGGACATGAAAGTTCATATAGTCAACTTTCAACTAATTTGATTGTTGTAATACGCCTGATCTTAAGTTTTTTTGAGATAGTGGGTGTACGTGTATGTTGGCACTCCTGTTACTGCTGGCCAAAGCAAATTTTCTGTGCTGATTACAAATGCACCCTAGGTTTTTTCTC
This Solanum dulcamara chromosome 8, daSolDulc1.2, whole genome shotgun sequence DNA region includes the following protein-coding sequences:
- the LOC129899162 gene encoding probable pyridoxal 5'-phosphate synthase subunit PDX1, whose product is MAGSGVVTVYGNGTLTETTKQSPFSVKVGLAQMLRGGVIMDVVNAEQARIAEEAGACAVMALERVPADIRAQGGVARMSDPQLIKEIKQAVTIPVMAKARIGHFVEAQILEAIGIDYVDESEVLTLADDENHINKHNFRIPFVCGCRNLGEALRRIREGAAMIRTKGEAGTGNIIEAVRHVRSVMGDIRVLRNMDDDEVFTFAKKIQAPYDLVMQTKQLGRLPVVHFAAGGVATPADAALMMQLGCDGVFVGSGIFKSGDPAKRGRAIVQAVTHYSDPQLLAEISCGLGEAMVGINLDDKVERYANRSE